Part of the Zea mays cultivar B73 chromosome 4, Zm-B73-REFERENCE-NAM-5.0, whole genome shotgun sequence genome is shown below.
TTACGGAGCCGATGCAGCCACAGCAACTCTTGCGCACGACTACACGAGTAAGTAACACTAACACCACCCCACCCACACACGAGAGCAAAAGGGTCGGTCGGGCGGTAGGTTTTCAGTTTGCCTGCCCACGCGCCCCACGGTGAGCGGCACCGGACTACTGAAGAATAATTGCACCCGGGACGACAtggtggatggatggatggatggattcgTCGTGATAGCAAGTAGCAACCGTACCTCTCCGTCAATCCTTTCCTGCCCAGCCTGACTGACAGGCATATCTACCGGCTCCGGCTACCCCCCTATCACACTGGTCGCTGTTCAGTACTGCCGCTGCTAGCGATCGTGTGGTGGCGAGGGCGTCTCGCGCCGTAGAGCCTGCGTGGCGCGCGCCCGTGACTGTTTTTTAGCCttcgaataatgctaaataaataaaaaaaatactCGGTTGTTTTGGAGATAGACGACAGGAGCCTCCGTCCCGGTCGAGAATATTTGGCCGTCGCCTGCAAGATCTCGGGCGTGGGGCTGCAGGGCAAAGGGGGGAAGGGGGAGGTGAGATCGAGTGGCAGCGCGGCCCGCGACAGCGGCGCGCACCGGAGTGCTGCCGCCAGCAGGGGGAGCGCGTCGCCGTCGCCGTGGACGCACGCGCTCTACTGTACACACGGCTGCCTGGCGTTGGAGGGCGTGCACGTACAGCCGAGCCGTAGCAGGCATATGCTAATGCTACCGCTCGaagaagaagggaaggtgttgccGCTTTCGTCTGTCGCGTCGCGTCGCATCGCATCGCAGCGCGGTTGTGCTCTCTTCGTCGCCACGCCTTTTCGGCCCGTCTCCATGCTGCTCTACTTTTGCTGACAAGCATGCGGCTCAGGCATATATCCCGTCCGTCCGTGCATGCACGAAGGAGCCTTTTTTAACCGCACAACAACGAACTCGTGTCAGGCCGCGCAGGGTTACCCTGCCGGGTGAGACGGTTTGTAAATGGACCGGCCGCCCCAGGCGGCGACGATCGATCCATGCATGATCCATCCGTCTGCCCGCCTGTAAAAAGCCTAGCTGCACCAGCAACGTAAGAGATAGACGCAGAAGATTTTATTCCACTGTCGCCATGACGATGTACACCGGTAGATGCTGGCCATGCATGTACTTCACCCAGACGGCCGGACGACCGCGCGCGCGTACGTACCCTGCAGGCTCAAATGTCTGCAGTGCAGACACTGCACTTGGATTGGATCACGGCTAGCTTTTACGCGCCATTGGACTTGAAAATGCTCGCCGATACATGCAGTCCCGTCCAAGCATTAAAGCCCGCGGCAAAAATTtgaagagaggaacttgtggtcgaTCACCAGCTCTACCAAGAAGAAGGGTGAGAAAAGGTAGTAGAAGACGTTCGCGGTTTTCCCACCCAGTAGATCAGAGGTACGTACGTGGCAATTTGCAACTGTTCACATGCTCCAACAACTTGGCATGCAGTAGTCATGTAGCATGCATGAGCAGCGGCGGGACAGTACGCAACAGCACACAAGGGCAGGCAGGGGCAAGCACGTCGCCGTCCCCAGGAGGACCACCGGCCTGTGGTCAGTGGCCTCCGCGCCTCTCAATATGTTCCAAAGAAGCCAACCTCCCATAAAGAAACCCTCGAGCCAATCCAGAGGACGTACTGAGGAGAGCGATGGATAGATGGCGGAGACTGAGCTAGCTTGCATGCCATTTTTAACAACAAAAAATTGCTTAACACATTTTCTAGCTAGCAGAGGATGAGAGGAGACTATTAATAGCTATAGCTATATAGCTAGCACACGCACCGGCAGAGCGAGAGCAGGCCAGCCAGGGCACAACCACAGCAGCTGCAACAACTGCCATGCATCTGTACTTGGTGGCGAGAGGCAGGGAGCTTTAGGCGAGCCtagagtcgtcgtcgtctcctCTCCCGATCGGCTGGCTCCTACTTGCATGGTCCCCGGCCCGCGTCTCTTTGCTCTCCGATCCGACCTCAGTCACGGCGCCCATCCCGGCCGCCCCCTTAAAACCGCACCAACTCGTAGCCAAATTCTCGAGCTCACACCCACATATATACACACAGAAATATATACTACCAAGCTTGCCGCTTGTCGCCTCACAACCTACGACGAGCGGCTACCTTAATTAGCTAAGCTAGAATTCTTGGGGGGCGCACGCGGCAGCGTCTAGCTCGGAGCCGGCGGCCATGGCGAAGCCGCAGGAGGTGCGCAGCGTCGACTCCTTCTCGCAGCTGCCGTTCATCCGGCCGGCCCCGCCCCCGGCTCCGGCGCAGCCGAGGGACGCCACCATCCGGCTCTTCGGCTGCGACTTCTccaacgacgaccagcagcagcggCAGgccaagcagcagcagcagcaccgccAGGACGCCGGCGCGGCCGCCGACTCCCCCGACGCCGCCAACGGCAGCTCGATCACGTCCGAGAGCAACAACGGAGCCAACAAGAGCGGCGGCGCCGACAGGAAGTTCGAGTGCCACTACTGCTGCCGCAACTTCCCGACGTCGCAGGCGCTGGGCGGGCACCAGAACGCGCACAAGCGcgagcggcagcacgccaagcggGCCCACCTCCAGGCCTCCCTCGCCATGCACCGCTACGTGCCCGGCCACATGTACGGCCTCTTCAActaccaccagcagcagcagcaccacctcggcggcggcggcggcggccgcttCGACTACCCCGCGCCGCTGCAGTTGCCGCCCCCGCCGCCGGCGCGCTACCCGATGTGGACGAGCGCCGGCCCCGCGGGGCCCTACGGCGGAGGCCCAGGCTCCATGTCGCAGCCAATCAACGGTAGCCCGGTGCCGCCGGGGCTCTGGAGGGTGCCGCCCCCCGCTGCGACGACGACCACCACTACCGCCATGGAGAATTTCGGCGTGCCCGGCCGCCGCCACGGCGCTGGTGGTGGCACGGCGGCTGTCCTGGCCGCTGGGCCGGCTGGCGCGGAGGCGGCGGCATGCAAGGACGACGCGATGGGCTTGTTGTCCCCCTCGCCCTCGCTCTCGTCGTGCTCGTCCACGTCGCCGGAGAAGAAGAAGCTAGGTAGGTGCGAATTGGGCCGCCAGAAGGAGACCGTTAGCTTGGACCTCCATCTGTAATTCTTTCTTTGTTTGTTTGTCACTATATATTAGGTCTCCGATCTCCTTCCCGTTGTGGATGGATTAGCAGTTGCGAGTGCATGCAATTCTCAACAGTTTTCTAAATAATCGTTTCTACGTACCCTTTTTTCCCTGACGTACGTGTCTGAAATTCAAGCTCTACCAACGCGGACTTCTTCCTCTGTCGTGAACTCATGATCGACGGAAAAGGGGGATTAGTAAAGACATACGCTTGTTTAGGATATTATCATTAATATGCGAATTTCCATGTTCATCATGTGGGAGAGGAAGAACTGGGCCTAGCCAGAAACTGCAGGGGAGGAAAAAAAATTAAAGAACTGGCATCCACTGTAGATTGGAAATGTGTGGATCTGACTGATGGGCTAAACAAAGCATGGATCCAACCAACGCTGCCTGCCGTACAGTACAGAGATGGTccctcgcggggggggggggggggggggggggggggggggggggcggccgatgCACACATAATAATGTAGTACATGACCTTTCTTTTTCGCGCCCTGGCCCAACTGTGCGTGTCCGTCTGAATTGCTTTGTACAGAGACGGGCTCTTTTTTAGCATGTGCTGTTGCCCACGAGCCAGGTGTTCCATGTACTTTCAGCTTCCTCATATAGATGCGTAATATAATTTACTAATGGCAGCTCGGGCACGTGAAGGAGAAAGGCATGTCGATAGCAACAGCTCGCTGACACGGAGATTTTTTTTAAAAGAGGAAAAAATTGATGGGCAAGGAGCATGTGTGTTCGTCTTTCTGCCGTGTACGGAGAGAAAGGTTTGGTTGTGTTTTTTATTATATGTATTTTGTATTCAACAGTACACTAGCTCCCTGTAAGTGGAATAGAAACAAATAAGAAATGCACTTTGTTTAGTTACAGTAACGATCAGGTTTTCACCAACACTAGGTATTATCAATTGTGCTTAGATCTAGTCACGTCACATCACTTAATTAAAGGCTGTGTCACATCCTTATATATACCAGACAGCAGACATCAGGTCAGGCAGGTACAAAACAAAAGGCAACTACTACTTCTGTTGTAGTAATAAAGATACCGTTTTTTCTACAATAGCGACCAGTCAAAATTCGACTTAACTTTATAAGAAAGGATTAGTGATAATCACACTAGATAATGACCAATTAATTTTGTTACGGACCGTATGTCTGTAATATGCCTCTGTTTGGGGTACTAAAAAAGTAGATGCCGTTTTTTTTTGTCAAACTTGAATGATGTAGCAAGACCCCTGCATCGAAAAAAAATAATGACGACGAGCTAGGCTAGGGCCGGACATCATGAATTAATAAGCACTCAAAGGCATGCATGGCCTGCTTCTGCTGGCTTGGGACGATGTCATGCACAGCTTTAGGTTGTACGATCGACACGCACAGTTCATTTTCCGGAATTCAATTTAGGTGGCTCTTGTACGACTCACACACTCCTGCCTCCGGTGTCCCAATGTCTGCTCCTCATCAGTGCATGATCGCTGATGCATCTCGCGACATGCAATGCGTTTGCACCGCCGACGACCCAACAAAAGGAGCCTCAGGCAGCAACCAGCGGGAGCGGACAAACCAAACGGAACGATGAGGACTGCTGCATGCATGGCTAAGGCTAACCTATCGAACTGGCGCATGCATGCGTGCACATCACAGCCGGCAGCATGCATGCATCTGCTGGCTAGCTTCACATGATGCCCACCATGGCGACATGCATACACCGAGAAAGCTACAGGTCACTGACGATGAAGCTGTGGACGCAAGCATGGCTGCACCAGGTCGCAGTACCACCACCACCGCTGCGGCGGCCGCGCCCAGCTCAGCAGCGGCGGGTACCACCACCACCGCTGCATGCAGTGGTTGCCGGGCGCGCCTCCCAGCCCCAGCCCCAGCCCCAGGGCTGGACCAGCGCGCGCTGTACTTGGGCAGTGCAAAGCCATACGCAGGCAGAGAGATCAGATTCAGATCGATCAGACGACGATCATGCACGCAGTTAAGCTTGCACCCACCACACCCCCCCACGCACCATTGTCAGCCGCGGCATGTGCGGTTCAGGGAGGAGATGACGCGTGCTGCAGTCTCTCGTAGCATAGGATGCTACAGTATCTTCCTCCCCTTGCCATTTCCACACTGTTCCTGTACTAGCCATGCGCCGTCGACCGACCGTACCCCGTGCACCTTGCGCGCATCTGCATGACTGCATCCCCCCGCCGTCCGCTGGCCCAagccgtcagcgcggccgcctgcGGTGCGGGCTGCCGTGTCCATCTGCCGGCGGCGGGAGGAAGCAGAGACCGATCGGGTAGGTGGGTGCATAGACACAGATGAAAGGCGGCATGACGCCGGCCTCACTCGGTCCACTTCAAACCAAATAAGGCGAACTGCAGCCATCGGATGAGTCAGTCAGACGCGATCAGCTGCAAATTAAAGGGTGCAGAATGGATGCATGTGTTTATGAGTTCTGACGCGCCTGTAACACAGTATGCAATGGGACCGTGCGCGCCTCTGACGTCAAAGTCAACCCACACCACCGAGAACTTTCCGTTAGTAGTGTTACAAAACTTTCACATGTGATAAATCCCAACTGGTGGCAGTTATTGCCTAAGGGTCGCACCTTTTGGGAACCCTGTGTACTACACTATATATACATCTATCTCTGCAATAAAGAACTCTCCTCTGTCATTTTTGTCTCTGTACTTTTCCATTTGCCACTGAGCACTGCAATAGAttacaacacgttatcagcactgtcTCAAGGGAGAAATCAGAGAAGGGGAAGAGGAAGAACACGCTGTTCTTGACAAGAACAGCAAAATCGATCTGCACATCAACAGCAAGGTATGGAGCATACCGTTTCCATGCGCATACGCcgtatgcgcgaagttcttcatatTGTTGATGATGCGATGTTGGAAGCGTTCACCGTTGGGCAAGCCGCAGCGCTTCCACCGGTGCACGCGATCCCTGAACGCCGTGTGcaagtgcaaaatgtgcacttctgcgTTATCCATGGATGGATAGCGGTGGTTCCGCTGCCGGTGGTGGAGTGTGGACTCCCCACTGCATCCCCGTCGCCACCGGTGCCGGTGGTTGACGTGGGATCGTCTGCATCCGCTCCTATGGACGTCGATTTGGAGGCACCACCGCCGCCTCCGCCCACTGCAGCGGCAGTTGCTCGTCGTTCGCCATCTCCACCGGCGCCCGTGGTCGTCGGGACCATCGCTGCCCGTCGTGGGCAGCCTGCTCGCGCTGTTGATGCCCCGAGAGGCCGCATCATCTTCACCGGCCATCACCCAAGTGGGGTGGCCTCATCTTCCTCCTCCAATCGACGGGCCTAATGGCCCTCGATCCGGCCGTCGCGTCGGCCGTCTGGGGGGAGGGGGTGGGGAGCGGTGCGGCATGCGTCTGCGCGCTCGACGCGGGCCTCCCGGCGTGGGCGCTCGGCGCGGGCCCCACAAGGGCGCTCGGCGCCGCCCACTGGTGGTGCTCGGCGCTGCTCCCGTGGCCGGCGGCTGCGCACTGGCGACTCAGCGCCCGGCGGCTGGCGGCGCTCGGGACGACCCCTGGCCGGCCAGACGAGCCGACCATGGAGCCTCGGCGCGAGCCCCCATGAGGCGCGCTCGGCGCGGCCTCAGGAGGCGCTCGGCGCGGGCGACCCAGGAGCCGCTCGGCGCGGGCCCAGGAGGCGCTCGGCGCAGGCGACCAGGGTGCCTCGGCGCGGCCTCCAGGACGCGCGGCTCGGTGCAGAGACCGGCACGGGGAGCCCGCAGGCCCCATCCTCCATCGCGGCGGGCTCCAGCAGGCGGCGGGGTGCTCCCGCTGACGAGGCGGCCAAAGAAACCTGGCGCGCGCGCCAACTCGCGCTCGGCGCGGTGTAGCCCCACGCGTGGGCATCGGCTGGGAGACCTTCGCTCCCTGGCGGCGGCCAGAAACCTCCCTGGCGGCGGCGGCTGAAGTCCCTGGGCGGTTAGGGTTCTTTTGAAACCCTAGCCGCCGACTTATTGGCCCtctgttgggccgcctgggcagGCCAGCCTGGCTGGGCCGGCGTGCAGGCCACCAGGCCGCTGCCTGGCCCGCCTGGCAGGCCGCCTGGGCTGCTTTCAGAGCCCAAAAATGGTCTACATTTACCATTTTTAATTCTGATTTTCAGTACAGACTCCGTTTTATATGCATTTTCAGTTCAAAAGTTATCTTAGGCGTCTAAATTCGTGATTTAGACTGCATATATTGTAAAGACATATCTGTTTTATTGTAAATATAGCAGATTTTAGTTCGTGAATTATTGTTTGTTTTACATCAATAATACACATATCTCTACTTGCTATGATTCACGCATTCATTTATGTTTGCATATAAATATAGCATTTATTAAGTTCATACTTAATAAAACTTATGCAAAAATGAAATTACATTATTTTGGATTAAGAGCATAAGGAGAtagagtcctaagcattggctgcactaaattcttttagaatttagtagcccagagaccgtgcttgtGGCAGCATTTGGAATGCCTATCTCTATGAGGTCTACATCCCTCGGgatgattacctatacgtgctaTCCAAAATAACAGGATATGGAGTTATTGAATGTTACTTTGATAATTAGTAGAGCATGGgtagtggagacctaagcattggctgcggtttGTTCATTTATGAACTTATCTACCTAGAGACCGTGCTTTTAGGCAGCAAgtttcttgcccactactagatctacctcattaatttgaggattatctaTACTATGCTTACTAAAATTCAAGGTATTTATTCAATTGGAAGGTTTGGAACCTTCAGGCAACTCATATCACATGTAAGAGTTAGTGAATTTTACTTTGATAATTAGTAGAGCATGGGTTgtggagacctaagcattggctgcggtttGTTCCTCCGGGAACTtatcagcccagagaccgtgcttttaggcagcaagtttcttgcccactactagatctacctcattaatttgaggattatctaTACTATGCTTACTAAAATTTAAAGTATTTATTCCATGGGAAGGTTTGGAACCTTCAAGAAACTCGTTACATATGTAATTTTTAAGAATTTTTGCATAATGAGCTTACAACATCACCATTGTGACTATTAATTTATGCGTAAATTAATGGATGTCCATGGTAATGACTGTAGGAACATGTCAACCAAAGAGTTCGAGGAACTCGCCCTTGATGGGCATAACTACCCAACTTGGGCTTCAGATATTGAAATAACTTTTGCTTCTCGTGGGATCATTGATGCAATTGCAGCACCCATCACTGGTACTGATCCAGTGAATGAGGTTAAAAAGAACAcaacacttttccttttgaggctTTACATCCATAAGGACCTTAAGCAAGAGTACCTTATGGAGAGATGCCCTCATAACTTGTGGAAAGCTCTCAAAGAGCGATATGAACAGCAGAAGGAGCTCATATGGCCGTCAGCCAACCATGAGTGGAACCACCTTCGTCTGCAAGATTTTAAATCTGTTGCAGAATATAACCATGCTCTTCATAGCATTTGTTCTAAATTGAAATTTTGTGAGAAAGAGCCCTCTGAAGCAGACAAGATAGAGAAGACTCTATCTACCATGCTTCCAGAGGACAGGATATTGCATCAGCAGTATCGCTCTAGCAATTTCCAGAAATATTCTCAACTCATGCACACATTGACCCAAGCAGAAAAGCATCATGAGCTTCTTCTAAAGAATGCTCAGCAGCGCCCTCCTGGGTCTGCCCCTCTGCCTGAGGTTCATTTCAATGTGCATAAGACTGAGAATAAGAAAGGATTCAAGAAAAACTTCAAGAATCCTCCTGTACCTCGCAAATTCAAGAAGAACAAATTCCACAAGAAAggtaaaggaaaaggaaaaggaaatggcAAGACTCTACCATCTAAGGGCAACAGAGCTTGCCTTAAATGTGGTACTGAGGGCCATTTTGCTAGGGACTGCACTTGCCCTAAGCACCTTGTTCTTTTGTATCAACAATCCCTAAAGAAGCCAAAGTCTGATAAGCCTGGTTTTGAGGCTCATTTCAATTCTACTGAAGCACCAATTGAGGTTGGAAGTTCTTCACTGGCTTTTGGTGACCTGAAGAACACTCTTGCTAAAGAGCACCTCAATGTGGTTGACAACAAGCCTCCACTTCTACAAGAAGATGAATCTGATGATATGATCATTGAGTATATGTCAAAGGATCCATTTGGAGATTTGGCATAAATCTCTCATGCTTGGAGATTTGATCATGATCACTGTGGCTTGTGTTGTTGTTCTATACTGTCTTTATAATGTTGTTGTAATAAGTAGAGGTATACAATCTCATGTGTTGAGATGTAACATACTCTACAGACCAGTGTTGGGTCCTGTGAGTAGTGCGAACTCATTGGATGAGTCACCATACCATTATTGTAATATTGTTTCGACATTGTGATATTTAATATCATGTTATGTATAGTACTAAGTTGCATCATAAAATTCTTATTCAGAATTTTTATTTATGTATAGATGCATAATGATGACAACTCGACGGAAGAGGAATTATGCCTTGTGGATAGTTGTACCACAAACTCTATACTTAGGGAGATCAAATACTTTCAGACTCTTAAGAAAAGAGATGGGAAAGTTTTGACCATCGCCGGACGCGATGCTGTGATAGTTGGCTCTGGTCGAGCAACTATTACCCTCCCCATGGGTACTGAAATTGTGATCGAGGATGCATTATTGTATCCTGATTCTACACGTACCCTCCTAAGTTTTAGAGATATCCGGCAAAATGGATTTCATATTGAAACccatgatgaaaatcaagaagagtTTCTTTTCTTGACAAAGCCGAATAAATATGGCAAACGCATATGCGAGAAAATTCCATCACTCACGTCAGGGTTGTACTATACATATATTAAGAGCAATGCACATGTTGCATATAAGGTAATTTTCCAAGATGTTGATGCATTCCAAATTTGGCATGATCGACTTGGTCATCCTGGCGTAGGGATGATGAGGAAAATTACAGACAATTCAATTGGCCATAATCTGCCCACAACAAGTTTTCCCAAATCTCAGGATTTTGTTTGCACCGCATGTGCAACTGGGAAACTTATTTTGAGACCATCATATCTCAAAATTAAAGCTGAACCGCTTAAATTCCTTGAAAGGATTCAAGGAGATATTTGTGGGCCCATTATGCCAACTTCTGGGCCGTTCAGGTATTTCATGGTACTGATTGACGCATCTACTAGATGGTCACATGTGTGTTTACTATCAACACGCAACCATGCATTTGCCAAGATAATGTCTCAAATTATCAAGTTAAAGGCAAATTTTCCTGAACATCGGATTAGTTCAATCCGAATGGACAATGCTGCTGAATTCAAATCTCAGGCATTCAATGATTATTGTATGGCACTGGGGATTCAAGTACAGCACTCGGTACCGTATGTCCACACCCAGAATGGTTTGGCTGAGTCACTAATCAAGAGGATTAAACTCATAGCAAGGCCAATATTGATGAATTGCAAATTGCCTTCGTCGTGTTGGGGTCATGCAGTTCTGCACGCTGCTGACCTTATACAATTACGACCAACTGCATATCATTCAACATCCCCAATACAAATGGTACGTGGAAATCCTCCAAGTATTTCCCATTTGCGCAAATTTGGATGTTGTGTATACATTCCAATCTCACCACCTCAGAGAACAGCTATGGGCCCACACAGGAAAGTGGGGATCTATGTGGGATTTCAATCTCCATCGATCATTAAGTATTTAGAACCCTTAACAGGGGATCTATTTACAGCCCGTTTTGCTGACTCTATTTTTGATGAGGAACATttcccggcattagggggagaattTAAGTACCAAAAAGAATGCCAGGAAATAAATTGGAATACTCAATGTGTTCCAGGTTCTGATCCACGTACTTCAGAAACTGAACTGCAAGTTCAAAAAATTATACATTTGCAAAGACTTGCAAATGAACTGCCAGATGCATTCACTAATTACAAAGGTGTCACTAAATCATTCATTCCTGCTAGGAATGCACCAGAAAGAGTGGAAGTACCGAATAAGGCCACTCAACTCCTAGAGAGGAGAAGTATGGTGAATAAGCGCTGTTCTGTTGCTAAGAAGCAAAGAACATTAGTGAATGCAAAAGGACACCAATATGATACAATGTATCATGTGGATTGTGATGATCCACAACCCAGCTCGGATGTGCACATAACCGAGGCTGGGACATCGGAAAATCCTAGACACACCAATTTGGGAAATTCTGATGAGTCTCTAAGGATTGATGAAATTGCCATCAActatgttgagactggtgaaacatATGATAGAAAAGCTACCTATGTCGACATATATTTCTCCGAGCAGATTGCTGAGGACCTTCAAAATGATCTAGATCCAAAGACCATGGCAGAGTGCAGTAAGCGCTCGGATTGGATCAAATGGAAGGCAGCAATCGAAGCGGAGTTAGCCTCGCTTTACAAAAGAGAAGTTTTCTCTGCTGTAATACCTACACCACGTGATATCTTCCCTGTGGGATATAAGTGGGTTTTCATTCGGAAACGAAATGAAAATGGTGAGGTAGTGAGATACAAAGCAAGGCTAGTAGCACAAGGGTTTACGCAAAGACCCGGCGTTGATTTCAACGAAACTTATTCACCAGTCATGAGTGCAATAACATTCCGATATTTAATATCTTTGGCAGTGCAAAATCATCTATCTTTGCAGTTGATGGACGTAGTGACCGCATATCTCTATGGGTCACTGGATTCTGATATATACATGAAAGTTCCTGATGGAATAGATGTACCGAATCCAAAGGCAAAGCGCAACATGTATTGCGTAAAGTTGCAGAAGTCATTATATGGCTTAAAACAATCGGGCAGAATGTGGTACAACCGATTGAGTGAATTCCTTTTACGTGGGATTCTGTATCATATCAGTTTATGTTGATGACCTTAACATCATAGGAAATAAACTTGATATTGATGAAGCACGTCATCATTTAACGACGGAATTTGAGATGAAGGATTTGGGTAAAACCAAATTTTGCTTAGGTCTACAACTTGAGCATTTACCTTCTGGAATCCTTGTACATCAAAGTACATATACCCAAAAGGTATtggaaaaattcaatatgcatatGTCTTATCCTTCAAAGACTCCTATGGTGGTCAGATCTTTGGATTTAAAGAAAGATCCATTCAGACCACGGGATGATGAGGAACAGACATTGGGACCGGAGTTCCCATATCTCAGTGCTATTGGTGCATTGATGTATCTTGCTAACAATACCCGGCCGGATATTGCTTTTGCAGTAAATTTGTTAGCAAGACACAGTTCTGCCCCAACGAAAAGACACTGGGTTGGCATTAAGAATATTTTCAGATACCTAAATGGCACAAAGGATCTAGGACTCTTTTACAAGAGAAGTAATGATCCTAGTTTAATTGGGTATACAGATGCTGGCTATTTATCTGATCCCCACAATGGCCGATCGCAAACAGGATTCGTATTCTTACAAGGTGGAACTGCCATCTCGTGGAAATCGTCTAAGCAGACTTTGGTGACCACGTCCACCAACCATTCTGAAATAATTGCATTATTTGAAGCATCACGTGAATGTGTATGGCTTCGTAGAATGGTGAATCATATACTTACAACTTGTGGTATTGGTTCTCTTGACTCACCAAcaattatctatgaagataattcagcttgtgttgttcagatggataCAGGTTATATCAAAAGTAATATCAATAAGCATATTTCTCCTAAACTGTTTTATCCCCATGAACTT
Proteins encoded:
- the LOC100275474 gene encoding uncharacterized protein LOC100275474, with translation MAKPQEVRSVDSFSQLPFIRPAPPPAPAQPRDATIRLFGCDFSNDDQQQRQAKQQQQHRQDAGAAADSPDAANGSSITSESNNGANKSGGADRKFECHYCCRNFPTSQALGGHQNAHKRERQHAKRAHLQASLAMHRYVPGHMYGLFNYHQQQQHHLGGGGGGRFDYPAPLQLPPPPPARYPMWTSAGPAGPYGGGPGSMSQPINGSPVPPGLWRVPPPAATTTTTTAMENFGVPGRRHGAGGGTAAVLAAGPAGAEAAACKDDAMGLLSPSPSLSSCSSTSPEKKKLGRCELGRQKETVSLDLHL